A DNA window from Lujinxingia litoralis contains the following coding sequences:
- a CDS encoding anthranilate synthase component II — translation MKWPQRHARDWSISGPGQIVLLDNRDSFVFNLAARLAELGEVPAVVRSDAIDLNSLLNTRPRALVVSPGPGHPRDAGISEVAIEALSGVVPILGVCLGHQAIARVFGAEVVRSEHPRHGMSSLISHDGSGVFKGMVQEVAMARYHSLVAQAPIRPPLIANAWAGPFVMGMRHQTHPTHGVQFHPESILSPGGYALLQNFLELAGPASTEV, via the coding sequence GTGAAGTGGCCGCAGCGGCACGCGCGCGACTGGTCGATCTCCGGCCCCGGTCAAATCGTTCTCCTCGACAATCGCGACTCCTTTGTCTTCAACCTGGCCGCGCGCCTTGCAGAGCTTGGCGAAGTGCCTGCGGTGGTGCGAAGCGATGCGATCGACCTGAACTCTCTGCTGAACACTCGCCCCCGGGCGTTGGTGGTATCTCCGGGCCCGGGGCATCCGCGTGACGCGGGCATCAGCGAAGTCGCGATCGAAGCGCTCTCGGGCGTGGTTCCGATTCTAGGGGTGTGTCTGGGACATCAGGCCATCGCCCGGGTCTTTGGAGCGGAGGTGGTGCGTAGTGAGCACCCGCGCCACGGGATGAGCAGTCTTATCTCACATGATGGTTCAGGTGTTTTTAAGGGGATGGTTCAGGAAGTGGCGATGGCGCGTTATCACAGCCTGGTGGCTCAGGCTCCGATAAGGCCCCCTTTGATTGCCAATGCCTGGGCCGGCCCCTTTGTGATGGGCATGCGGCATCAGACGCATCCTACGCACGGCGTTCAGTTCCATCCCGAGTCGATCCTGAGTCCCGGCGGCTACGCGTTGCTGCAAAACTTTCTGGAGCTGGCCGGCCCGGCTTCGACCGAAGTCTGA
- a CDS encoding aminotransferase class IV, with protein sequence MREDDRSFLYGDGLFETVRVEGGKVRRLEAHRERLRRSAAELGFGVRGIDEACDLLGRPPGQDGLWRVTVSRQDTSIAFGGSGQVCGRWRPGHLARPAPQLKTFQGFYLPDDRLAEHKTTSWIRSVELRRRACQAGADDGVGISRCGLVGEASAANIFVQLDQGWVTPEVRGILPGVTRGALLRHARQVGFELDEAKVTVEDLRRARAIALTSAGIGVLGAASVDGRGLELERVANLKALLEGCL encoded by the coding sequence ATGCGTGAGGATGACCGCAGCTTTCTCTACGGAGATGGCCTCTTTGAGACGGTGCGTGTCGAAGGTGGCAAGGTGCGTCGTCTGGAGGCACATCGGGAGCGGCTACGTCGTTCGGCTGCGGAGTTAGGGTTTGGCGTTCGAGGCATCGACGAGGCCTGTGACTTGCTGGGACGTCCGCCTGGCCAGGACGGGCTCTGGCGAGTGACTGTGAGCCGGCAGGATACCTCGATCGCATTTGGGGGAAGTGGCCAGGTCTGCGGGCGCTGGCGACCGGGGCACCTCGCTCGGCCTGCCCCTCAGTTGAAGACCTTTCAGGGGTTCTATCTGCCTGATGACCGACTTGCTGAGCATAAAACAACGAGCTGGATACGGTCGGTGGAACTTCGACGACGTGCGTGTCAGGCAGGCGCTGATGATGGGGTAGGGATCAGCAGGTGCGGGCTGGTGGGCGAAGCAAGCGCAGCCAATATCTTCGTGCAGCTAGACCAGGGCTGGGTCACCCCCGAGGTGCGCGGCATCCTTCCGGGGGTCACCCGTGGCGCGCTACTTAGACATGCGCGCCAGGTAGGATTTGAGCTGGATGAGGCTAAAGTGACGGTTGAGGATTTGCGCAGGGCCCGGGCGATTGCGTTAACGTCTGCGGGGATAGGGGTGCTCGGCGCCGCCTCAGTCGACGGGCGAGGGCTTGAGCTTGAGCGAGTGGCTAATCTTAAAGCGCTGCTTGAGGGGTGTTTGTGA
- a CDS encoding anthranilate synthase component I family protein translates to MVKSKRLQLSASPVEVTRALLETSSGGVLFFDSQAGADARSRWSMVLCTPTRWLTEAEPGAGALVEQPSGRPVADPLAWMRSAQTTVVSDDAGDFPFVGGVAGFWSYECGAYLDDLRVELPRLDAPLLWVGVYGAGLLFDHHLQQWWVVGASADVEALYLQIKALVFHTSPGGGDAVAGYGVPPEDVGAPIYQRGAQAAVDAIFAGDLFEVNYSERWEGHWSPGGWALYQRLRQRAPGPFGCFASWEGGALASVSPEQFLEVSAEGIVRTRPIKGTRPRGETPEEDARWAEELVVSEKDRAENVMIVDLMRNDLARVCVPEEVRVSELCGLHSFASVHHLISTVEGRLAPEADALDVFAACFPAGSITGAPKLRAMEWIAEHEASPRGPYTGSMFYWSGHGRFDSNVLIRTATLLGTRALYGAGGAVVADSDPSGEWQEACWKARPFVHALGGEESGDA, encoded by the coding sequence GTGGTGAAGAGTAAGCGTCTGCAGTTAAGCGCGTCTCCCGTTGAGGTCACCCGAGCCCTGCTCGAGACCTCGTCGGGGGGCGTGCTTTTTTTTGATTCTCAGGCCGGGGCTGATGCGCGCTCGCGCTGGTCGATGGTGCTCTGCACTCCGACCCGTTGGCTCACTGAAGCAGAGCCTGGTGCGGGTGCGCTTGTTGAGCAACCTTCGGGGCGACCCGTCGCGGATCCCCTGGCATGGATGCGCAGTGCTCAGACGACGGTTGTCAGTGATGACGCAGGCGATTTCCCCTTTGTGGGAGGTGTCGCGGGCTTCTGGTCTTACGAGTGCGGCGCGTATCTCGACGACCTGCGTGTGGAGCTGCCGCGTCTGGATGCGCCCTTGCTGTGGGTGGGCGTTTATGGGGCGGGGCTGCTCTTCGACCATCACCTGCAGCAATGGTGGGTGGTCGGAGCGAGTGCAGACGTGGAGGCGTTGTACCTCCAGATCAAAGCCCTCGTTTTTCATACTTCACCCGGGGGAGGGGATGCGGTCGCCGGGTACGGAGTACCGCCGGAAGACGTGGGCGCTCCGATCTATCAGCGGGGCGCGCAGGCGGCGGTCGATGCGATCTTCGCCGGTGACCTCTTCGAGGTGAACTACAGCGAACGCTGGGAGGGGCACTGGAGCCCTGGTGGCTGGGCGCTCTACCAGCGCCTGCGCCAGCGCGCACCGGGCCCCTTTGGATGTTTTGCGAGTTGGGAGGGAGGAGCGTTGGCCTCGGTAAGCCCGGAGCAGTTTTTGGAGGTGTCTGCCGAGGGCATCGTGCGCACTCGCCCGATCAAAGGTACGCGTCCGCGGGGAGAGACTCCGGAGGAGGATGCGCGTTGGGCCGAGGAGCTCGTGGTCAGCGAGAAGGATCGTGCCGAAAACGTCATGATCGTGGATCTCATGCGCAACGATCTGGCCCGGGTGTGCGTGCCCGAGGAGGTGCGGGTCAGCGAGCTCTGCGGGCTGCACAGCTTTGCTTCGGTGCATCACTTGATCTCCACCGTGGAGGGGCGACTTGCGCCGGAGGCGGACGCGCTGGATGTGTTTGCCGCGTGTTTTCCGGCGGGGAGCATCACCGGAGCGCCCAAACTCCGGGCGATGGAGTGGATTGCCGAGCATGAAGCGAGTCCGCGAGGTCCCTACACAGGATCGATGTTCTACTGGTCGGGCCACGGGCGCTTCGATAGCAACGTGCTCATTCGCACGGCGACGCTCCTGGGGACGCGCGCGCTCTACGGCGCGGGCGGCGCGGTGGTTGCCGACTCTGATCCAAGCGGAGAGTGGCAAGAGGCCTGCTGGAAGGCTCGGCCCTTTGTGCATGCACTGGGGGGAGAGGAGAGCGGTGATGCGTGA
- a CDS encoding OmpA family protein, with amino-acid sequence MRGSFKSKMGAMVALGAASLMLGAGCSPSPKSDELVELERMLQDPAAQDLRDIPNAARFHQEARQLRLVSEEAREERNDELSQEYAVLGTLRYRTAVAIAKQFEAAERLKVANAKIEEVNPDLRATNETRNALARDIQQLDAEIRTAVREREARRQAEASRRESTFNAAQRDNADTSTQDLQQVNARIEAAEAARAAALEYKADAYERSRAVFNRAESQLSNARDLLRSQPGAAGTILQQVNFAVQLFEEAANTAKPIHEEMVEKMRPENRISVLRQMASDNFGRPYTEEEYQGVRIVMARMFEPQEANFRQNTDAMLDVLARLVKEYGEFSVQIEGYTQRRGGVTENLATSQLRAHRVRDFLVERGVELERISTEGFGQERLRFSDDAENNDRVEIILRHSGR; translated from the coding sequence ATGCGAGGCAGTTTCAAGAGCAAGATGGGGGCGATGGTCGCACTCGGTGCGGCGTCACTGATGCTGGGGGCGGGGTGTTCGCCCAGCCCCAAATCCGACGAGTTGGTCGAACTAGAGCGCATGCTTCAGGACCCGGCCGCCCAGGATTTGCGCGATATCCCCAACGCGGCGCGCTTCCATCAGGAGGCCCGGCAGTTGCGTCTGGTGTCGGAGGAGGCTCGTGAGGAGCGCAATGATGAGCTTTCTCAGGAGTATGCGGTGCTGGGGACCCTTCGCTATCGCACGGCCGTGGCGATTGCGAAGCAGTTCGAGGCTGCAGAACGCCTGAAAGTCGCCAACGCAAAGATCGAAGAGGTGAACCCCGATCTGCGTGCGACCAATGAGACGCGTAACGCGCTGGCGCGCGATATTCAGCAGCTGGATGCCGAGATTCGCACCGCGGTGCGTGAGCGCGAGGCGCGTCGCCAGGCTGAAGCCTCGCGTCGCGAGAGCACCTTCAATGCCGCGCAGCGCGACAACGCCGATACCAGCACTCAGGACCTTCAGCAGGTCAACGCGAGGATCGAGGCCGCCGAGGCCGCTCGCGCAGCCGCTCTGGAGTACAAGGCGGATGCCTACGAGCGTAGTCGTGCGGTGTTCAATCGCGCCGAATCGCAGCTGAGCAACGCCCGCGACCTGCTGCGCAGTCAGCCCGGCGCCGCCGGGACGATTCTTCAGCAGGTGAACTTCGCGGTGCAGCTCTTTGAGGAGGCGGCCAATACGGCGAAGCCCATTCACGAAGAGATGGTCGAGAAGATGCGTCCGGAAAACCGCATCTCGGTGCTTCGTCAGATGGCCAGCGATAATTTCGGTCGTCCCTATACCGAGGAGGAGTATCAGGGCGTGCGCATCGTCATGGCGCGGATGTTTGAGCCTCAGGAGGCCAATTTCCGCCAGAATACCGACGCGATGCTCGACGTGCTCGCTCGCCTGGTCAAAGAGTATGGCGAGTTTAGCGTGCAGATCGAGGGCTACACTCAGCGCCGCGGCGGTGTGACCGAGAACCTGGCGACCTCGCAGTTGCGTGCCCATCGCGTCCGGGATTTTTTGGTGGAGCGTGGCGTGGAGCTCGAACGCATCAGCACCGAGGGGTTCGGCCAGGAGCGGCTGCGCTTTAGCGATGACGCCGAGAATAACGATCGCGTCGAGATTATCCTGAGGCATAGCGGTCGCTGA
- a CDS encoding PrkA family serine protein kinase: MESKSLLERVATEVQEDFQGNRRIMSFPQFMEAFAQHPRRHARSSAQYVRDCFGYYGRETKPQFWGDVTHFGLFNTPFDQGRNRLVGQERAQEQVFKLLENFVREGKVNKLILLHGPNGSAKSTFVDTVMRALEYYSSTEEGALYRFNWIFPTEKLAQGSSIGFGGYQTRTVDASKLESFAFLDEEDIDAKISSDLKDHPLLLIPLKQRQALLQEYIDEWIIPSEDNHSDELRERLDGEDEGDERAAPFTLSDTILRGDLSHTNRQIFDALLTAYRGDFAKVIKHVQVERFYVSRRYRSAAVTVEPQMRVDAGLRQLTVDRSLSALPASLQNQTIFEPFGDLVDANRGVIEYDDLFKRHPDFNKYLLATSEKGTVSLENRILHLDTVMMATANEDYLDAYKQTPDYSSFKGRVELVRVPYLLDYTVEEIIYREQIASVNFTKRIAPHTTFVAALWAVLTRLKRPQADQYPAMIRDIVGRLSPLEKADLYSHGRVPANIGPERARELKSVVPNLMAEGEGSASYEGRYGASPREMKMILLNASQNERYPTLSPLAVFEEMEKLVRDPSVFPFLQMKPDGPYYRHDQFIDVVRERYLDIIDLEIRSAMGLVEEEQYGEFFTRYIDHVSQWLKGEKVYNRITGRYEKPDEELMAEMEATINHEEDPEDFRRGLITSIAAFSIDNPGVKVDYQQIFPMFFEALQEAFFEERQRQIQRIEENLLTYFEGDDGALSSSEKATVETTLENLKSRYGYCDESAREAVAFLLSSRYKG; encoded by the coding sequence ATGGAGAGCAAGAGTCTGCTAGAGCGCGTGGCCACCGAGGTCCAGGAGGACTTTCAGGGCAACCGACGCATCATGAGCTTCCCGCAATTCATGGAGGCCTTCGCCCAGCATCCGCGCCGACATGCCCGCAGCAGCGCCCAGTACGTGCGGGACTGTTTCGGGTACTACGGGCGGGAGACCAAGCCACAGTTCTGGGGGGATGTGACCCATTTTGGGCTCTTCAACACCCCTTTTGACCAGGGGCGAAATCGTCTGGTCGGCCAGGAGCGGGCCCAGGAGCAGGTCTTTAAGCTGCTGGAGAACTTCGTGCGCGAAGGCAAGGTCAATAAGCTGATCTTGCTCCATGGCCCCAATGGCAGCGCCAAGAGCACCTTTGTCGATACGGTGATGCGCGCTCTGGAGTACTACTCCTCGACCGAAGAGGGGGCGCTGTACCGGTTTAACTGGATTTTTCCCACCGAGAAGCTCGCCCAGGGAAGCTCGATCGGATTTGGGGGGTATCAGACGCGCACCGTCGACGCCTCCAAGCTCGAGAGTTTCGCCTTTCTCGATGAGGAGGACATCGACGCCAAGATCTCCAGCGATCTCAAGGACCACCCTCTGTTGCTGATTCCTCTTAAGCAGCGTCAGGCGCTTTTGCAGGAGTATATCGATGAGTGGATCATCCCCAGCGAGGACAACCATAGCGACGAGCTGCGTGAGCGCCTTGATGGCGAGGATGAAGGGGATGAGCGGGCGGCGCCCTTTACGCTGAGCGACACGATCTTGCGTGGCGATTTAAGCCACACCAACCGCCAGATCTTTGATGCGTTGCTCACCGCGTACCGGGGCGACTTCGCCAAGGTGATCAAGCACGTGCAGGTGGAGCGTTTTTACGTCAGCCGGCGCTACCGCAGCGCGGCGGTCACCGTGGAGCCGCAGATGCGGGTCGACGCCGGGCTGCGTCAGCTCACGGTGGATCGCAGTCTGTCAGCGCTGCCAGCGAGCCTTCAGAATCAGACGATCTTCGAGCCCTTCGGTGATCTGGTGGATGCCAATCGCGGCGTCATTGAGTACGACGACCTCTTCAAACGGCATCCCGACTTTAACAAGTATCTGTTGGCCACCAGCGAGAAGGGCACCGTTTCGCTGGAGAATCGCATCCTGCATCTGGATACGGTGATGATGGCGACCGCCAACGAGGACTATCTCGACGCCTACAAACAGACGCCGGATTACTCGTCGTTTAAGGGGCGGGTGGAGCTGGTTCGGGTGCCCTATCTGCTGGATTACACCGTTGAGGAGATCATCTATCGGGAGCAGATCGCGAGCGTGAACTTCACCAAGCGTATCGCGCCGCACACCACCTTTGTGGCCGCGCTCTGGGCGGTGCTCACCCGGCTCAAACGTCCCCAGGCGGATCAGTATCCGGCGATGATCCGCGATATTGTCGGCAGGTTGAGCCCGCTGGAGAAGGCTGACCTCTACTCGCATGGGCGCGTGCCTGCCAATATCGGCCCGGAGCGCGCCCGGGAGCTGAAGTCGGTCGTCCCGAATTTGATGGCCGAGGGCGAGGGCAGCGCGAGCTATGAGGGGCGCTACGGTGCGAGCCCGCGCGAGATGAAGATGATTCTGCTCAACGCCAGCCAGAACGAGCGCTATCCCACGCTTTCGCCGCTGGCGGTGTTTGAGGAGATGGAGAAGTTGGTGCGCGATCCCAGCGTTTTTCCCTTCCTGCAGATGAAGCCCGATGGGCCCTATTACCGCCACGATCAGTTCATCGATGTGGTTCGGGAGCGCTATCTGGACATCATCGATCTGGAGATTCGCAGCGCGATGGGGCTGGTCGAAGAAGAGCAGTACGGGGAGTTCTTCACGCGCTACATCGACCATGTCAGTCAGTGGCTCAAGGGCGAGAAGGTCTACAACCGGATCACCGGCCGGTATGAGAAGCCCGATGAGGAGCTGATGGCCGAGATGGAAGCCACCATCAATCACGAGGAAGATCCCGAGGATTTTCGCCGTGGGTTGATCACCTCCATTGCGGCGTTCTCGATCGACAATCCCGGCGTGAAAGTTGACTACCAGCAGATCTTTCCGATGTTCTTTGAGGCCCTTCAGGAGGCCTTTTTTGAGGAGCGCCAGCGCCAGATTCAGCGCATTGAGGAGAATCTTCTCACCTACTTTGAGGGGGATGACGGGGCGTTGAGTAGCTCGGAGAAGGCGACGGTGGAGACAACGCTGGAGAACCTCAAATCGCGCTATGGCTACTGCGATGAGAGCGCCCGGGAGGCGGTGGCGTTTTTGCTGTCGAGTCGCTATAAGGGCTGA
- a CDS encoding HD family phosphohydrolase, giving the protein MANEQRRQTRAFMTPATRTLREKRLRKLFDNALFQFAAFAVFVAAIVATMSGGLESRDRSINEEMIGQVAPVTVQASRDFPFTERDDVASERLRDEVSLAVPSVFDWQEGLGDQLREQVSAAFAAMRGVLADDARQKLERDDPERLAQLESGTSTPALLQRRLIETLSATERVRVAFGARDAHFESHLKTRIAEQDFEVLARRGFPVDAENAIAAIVAEVMSRWIVSNPRRIERERDNGVYLRRLRGEQFILEYHVTELDGRFIGLDAISRQVEDAARRDLIGVSGAELRQAVLTTATALVRPNTTYNESKTLEKRRAARESVADQVVSEEFRRGQIIIDKGHIITERHYRIVREMLEGDDSFQTTQVLTGVAIFSLLLLLVFYGFGRRNIRKFRPQPRDIVFMGTTLLVMLLFTRVGVALSTALAEQLSVIPVEAWYYAIPVAAGGMLIRLVLDSEHAVIFTLLFAVLVGVIADNSLFFSAFTAMGTLVGVTTVQQVKHRMALMWSGLAVGVVNASAIVAFLLLQGELLQVSAIAHIALGFAGGVASGFFISAVLPLFEAVFGYTTDIKLLELANLNHPLLRELVLRAPGSYHHSMMVGSLCEAAAEEIGANSLLCRVGASYHDIGKAKNPQYFAENQKLGENPHDKLKPNMSALIIKAHVKDGLDMARQHRLPVEIQDFIVQHHGTSLIAYFYHKAKQAEDPDIPEVDEKDFRYPGPRPQTRETAICLLADGVEAASRAMPNPSPARLKGLVQTMINKAFTDGQLDECDLTLQDLNKIARAFTRILTGIYHHRPEYPGGKRENEKSSESADARKKARSPRTTEPNRRVERKNTPAPAAEASSEVWEIDDDAQPPDDSKEDDARRDHDSGKRTGSSPGRDHSGDDNSRPRDDLPRLGTS; this is encoded by the coding sequence ATGGCCAACGAGCAACGCCGACAAACCCGTGCGTTTATGACGCCGGCAACGCGCACGCTTCGCGAGAAGCGACTGCGCAAGCTCTTCGATAACGCGCTCTTTCAGTTCGCGGCCTTCGCGGTGTTTGTCGCCGCGATCGTCGCCACGATGAGCGGAGGGCTGGAGAGTCGCGATCGCAGCATCAACGAGGAGATGATCGGACAGGTGGCCCCGGTCACCGTGCAGGCCAGCCGCGACTTCCCCTTTACTGAACGCGACGACGTCGCCTCCGAACGCCTGCGCGATGAGGTCTCGCTGGCCGTCCCCTCGGTCTTTGACTGGCAGGAGGGCCTGGGAGACCAACTCCGCGAGCAGGTCAGCGCGGCCTTCGCGGCCATGCGGGGTGTGCTCGCCGATGACGCGCGCCAGAAGCTCGAGCGCGACGACCCCGAACGCCTGGCGCAGCTGGAGTCCGGCACCTCCACCCCGGCCCTGCTCCAGCGGCGGCTGATCGAGACGCTCTCGGCCACCGAAAGGGTCCGCGTGGCCTTCGGGGCTCGTGACGCCCATTTTGAGTCCCACCTCAAGACCCGCATCGCCGAACAGGACTTCGAGGTCCTGGCCCGCCGGGGGTTCCCCGTCGACGCCGAAAACGCCATCGCCGCGATCGTCGCCGAGGTGATGTCGCGCTGGATTGTGAGCAACCCCCGACGCATCGAGCGCGAGCGCGACAACGGCGTCTACCTGCGCCGCCTCCGTGGTGAGCAGTTCATCCTGGAGTATCACGTCACCGAACTCGACGGACGCTTCATCGGGCTCGATGCCATTTCTCGCCAGGTGGAAGACGCCGCGCGTCGCGACCTGATCGGGGTCAGCGGCGCCGAGCTGCGTCAGGCCGTCCTGACCACGGCCACCGCCCTGGTGCGGCCCAACACCACGTACAACGAATCCAAAACCCTGGAGAAACGCCGAGCCGCCCGCGAATCGGTGGCCGACCAGGTGGTGAGCGAAGAGTTTCGCCGCGGCCAGATCATCATCGACAAAGGCCACATCATCACCGAGCGTCACTACCGGATCGTCCGGGAAATGCTCGAAGGCGACGACTCCTTCCAGACCACCCAGGTGCTGACCGGCGTGGCGATCTTCAGCCTGCTCCTGCTCCTGGTCTTCTACGGTTTTGGTCGGCGCAACATCCGCAAGTTCCGCCCTCAGCCGCGGGATATCGTCTTTATGGGCACCACCCTCCTGGTGATGCTCCTCTTTACCCGCGTGGGCGTTGCTCTGAGCACGGCCCTGGCCGAGCAGCTCTCGGTGATCCCGGTGGAGGCCTGGTACTACGCCATCCCGGTGGCGGCCGGCGGGATGCTCATCCGCCTGGTGCTCGACAGCGAGCACGCGGTGATCTTCACCCTCCTCTTTGCCGTGCTGGTCGGCGTGATCGCCGACAACTCGCTCTTTTTCTCGGCCTTCACTGCGATGGGAACCCTGGTCGGCGTGACCACCGTCCAGCAGGTCAAGCACCGCATGGCCTTGATGTGGTCCGGCCTGGCCGTCGGGGTGGTCAACGCCTCGGCAATTGTGGCGTTTTTGTTGCTCCAGGGCGAACTCCTCCAGGTCTCGGCCATCGCCCACATCGCGCTGGGATTTGCCGGCGGGGTGGCCTCGGGCTTCTTCATCTCGGCGGTGCTTCCCCTCTTTGAGGCCGTGTTTGGCTACACCACCGACATCAAGCTGCTGGAGCTCGCCAACCTCAACCACCCGCTGCTCAGGGAGCTGGTCCTGCGGGCGCCGGGCTCCTACCACCACAGCATGATGGTGGGCTCGCTCTGTGAGGCGGCCGCCGAGGAGATCGGGGCCAACTCGCTGCTATGCCGGGTCGGCGCCTCCTACCACGACATCGGCAAAGCCAAAAACCCGCAGTACTTTGCCGAGAACCAGAAACTCGGCGAAAACCCCCACGACAAGCTCAAGCCCAACATGAGCGCGTTGATCATCAAGGCGCATGTCAAAGACGGCCTGGACATGGCCCGCCAGCACCGCCTGCCGGTCGAGATCCAGGACTTCATCGTTCAGCACCACGGCACCAGCCTGATCGCCTACTTCTATCACAAGGCCAAACAGGCCGAAGATCCGGACATCCCGGAGGTCGACGAGAAGGACTTCCGCTATCCCGGCCCTCGCCCCCAGACCCGCGAGACCGCCATCTGCCTGCTGGCCGACGGCGTGGAGGCGGCCAGCCGTGCGATGCCCAACCCCAGCCCCGCCCGACTCAAGGGACTGGTGCAGACGATGATCAACAAGGCATTTACCGACGGGCAGCTTGACGAATGCGACCTGACGCTGCAGGACCTCAACAAGATTGCCCGGGCGTTCACACGCATTCTCACCGGCATCTACCACCACCGCCCGGAGTACCCGGGTGGCAAGCGCGAGAATGAGAAGTCTTCGGAGAGCGCCGACGCGCGCAAGAAGGCCCGCTCCCCTCGAACCACCGAACCCAACCGCCGCGTCGAGCGCAAAAACACGCCGGCGCCGGCCGCTGAAGCCAGCTCCGAGGTCTGGGAGATCGACGACGATGCCCAACCTCCAGACGACTCCAAGGAAGACGATGCCCGTCGAGATCATGACAGCGGGAAGCGCACAGGATCATCCCCTGGCCGAGACCATTCAGGCGACGATAACTCACGCCCTCGAGACGACCTACCTCGCCTTGGGACTTCGTGA
- the ybeY gene encoding rRNA maturation RNase YbeY, which produces MGLRDPELSVVLTDDDEIRELNRQWRGEDHATDVLSFPLYEADELPEDPLALGDIVISLPYAERLVASAEHRQRLAAAAGIAPEALRWELVDEVTFLFVHGLLHLVGHDHAEPEEEAQMRAEESRLWELITVQRAAPSPA; this is translated from the coding sequence TTGGGACTTCGTGATCCGGAACTCTCGGTGGTGCTCACCGACGACGACGAGATCCGCGAACTCAATCGCCAATGGCGCGGTGAAGATCACGCCACAGACGTGCTCAGCTTCCCGCTCTACGAAGCCGATGAACTCCCCGAAGACCCGCTCGCCCTGGGCGACATTGTCATCAGTCTGCCCTACGCCGAGCGCCTGGTGGCCTCGGCCGAGCATCGCCAGCGCCTGGCCGCCGCCGCCGGCATCGCCCCCGAAGCGCTGCGCTGGGAGCTGGTCGACGAGGTGACCTTCCTTTTTGTGCACGGACTCCTGCACCTGGTCGGCCACGACCACGCCGAGCCCGAAGAAGAGGCGCAGATGCGCGCCGAAGAAAGCCGCCTCTGGGAGCTGATCACCGTCCAACGCGCCGCCCCCTCCCCTGCCTGA
- a CDS encoding ATP-binding protein codes for MKYLDDYTDPCPQCARARYKIAARGDVAHAEICQGCFSVCPACQGQEYTYEINAQGYEVARQCGVCGALKRRIQAFNDARVPYLHRNATLEGFQTHYPRTQGASGEPIGNLPKVRFRLYNWARAFAPGERGYLLHGTVGTGKTHLLAGTIRHLTLEKGINARFIEFTHLLSAIKEGFDQGRGETAILGPLSEVPVLAIDELGKGRNTEWQLSIIDEIISKRYNAGLTTLFTTNYDVRESASNTLDVGSPDFRRLATAATLSERVGDRVFSRLHEMADFVHVDAPDYRRARAQGR; via the coding sequence ATGAAGTACCTGGACGACTACACCGACCCCTGCCCGCAATGTGCTCGTGCGCGCTACAAGATCGCCGCCCGCGGGGACGTCGCACACGCCGAGATCTGCCAGGGGTGTTTCTCGGTCTGTCCGGCCTGTCAGGGCCAGGAATACACCTACGAGATCAATGCGCAGGGCTACGAGGTCGCCCGGCAGTGTGGGGTCTGTGGGGCGCTCAAGCGGCGCATTCAAGCCTTCAACGATGCCCGGGTGCCCTACCTCCACCGCAACGCCACCCTGGAGGGCTTTCAGACCCACTACCCCCGAACCCAGGGCGCCTCCGGAGAGCCCATCGGCAACCTGCCCAAGGTGCGCTTTCGCCTCTACAACTGGGCCCGGGCCTTTGCCCCTGGCGAGCGGGGCTACCTGCTCCACGGCACCGTCGGCACCGGCAAGACCCATCTCCTGGCCGGGACCATTCGCCACCTGACCCTGGAGAAAGGCATCAACGCCCGCTTCATCGAGTTCACCCACCTGCTCAGCGCCATCAAAGAGGGCTTTGATCAGGGACGCGGCGAAACCGCCATTCTGGGCCCCCTCTCCGAGGTCCCGGTCCTGGCGATCGACGAGCTCGGCAAGGGCCGCAACACCGAGTGGCAGCTCTCGATCATCGATGAGATCATCTCCAAGCGCTACAACGCCGGGCTGACCACCCTCTTCACCACCAACTACGACGTGCGGGAGAGCGCCTCGAACACCCTGGATGTGGGCAGCCCCGACTTTCGCCGCCTGGCCACCGCCGCCACCCTCTCCGAGCGCGTGGGAGACCGGGTGTTTAGCCGACTGCATGAGATGGCCGACTTCGTTCACGTCGACGCTCCCGACTACCGCCGCGCCCGCGCCCAGGGGCGCTGA